The following coding sequences are from one Rutidosis leptorrhynchoides isolate AG116_Rl617_1_P2 chromosome 11, CSIRO_AGI_Rlap_v1, whole genome shotgun sequence window:
- the LOC139874819 gene encoding uncharacterized protein, whose amino-acid sequence MPVGGSSASSTGQKRKNSPPPEARAFQMSVDTATETDDAITGMFLINSSSACVLFDCGANRSFISVTLCDKLKLPINVLSEPLRIEVGDGRMVPVTTLVSRVTIEIDGIEFPMTCLVMTIPSFDVVLGMDWLSRHKASIKCHKKIIYFPLTDGTRAVARGERGGFNCPLISMMKAKKSLEKGCDSFLAYVINAKKEKKSMFDIPIVSEFPEVFPDELLGLPPVKDVEYKIELLPGSTPVAKAPYRLAPSEIRDMMSQIQELLDRGFIRPSSSPWGAPVLFMKKKDGTLHLIDRLKIAELEALKDEHLKSEILVK is encoded by the exons ATGCCAGTCGGAGGATCTTCTGCTTCTTCAACAGGACAGAAGCGAAAGAATTCTCCACCACCTGAAGCAAGAGCCTTTCAAATGTCAGTTGATACAGCTACTGAAACTGACGATGCGATTACCGGTATGTTTCTGATAAATTCTTCGTCGGCTTGTGTGTTATTTGATTGTGGAGCGAATCGCTCTTTTATTTCTGTTACATTATGTGATAAGTTGAAATTGCCTATCAATGTATTATCTGAACCTTTAAGAATAGAAGTGGGTGATGGTAGAATGGTTCCAGTCACAACCTTAGTGTCTAGAGTAACCATTGAAATAGATGGGATTGAATTCCCTATGACTTGTCTTGTTATGACTATACCGAGCTTTGATGTCGTATTAGGTATGGATTGGTTAAGTCGCCATAAGGCAAGTATAAAATGTCATAAGAAAATAATTTATTTTCCTTTGACCGATGGGACACGTGCTGTGGCCCGAGGTGAACGGGGCGGGTTTAATTGTCCATTAATTTCGATGATGAAAGCTAAGAAATCTTTAGAAAAGGGGTGTGATTCGTTTCTAGCATATGTGATCAATGCAAAAAAAGAGAAGAAATCCATGTTCGATATCCCGATAGTGTCCGAATTCCCAGAAGTCTTCCCAGATGAATTGCTGGGTTTACCGCCAGTTAAGGACGTAGAATATAAAATCGAGTTGTTACCGGGATCTACACCAGTTGCTAAAGCTCCGTATCGATTAGCACCGTCCGAGATTCGTGATATGATGTCGCAAATTCAGGAGTTGCTAGATCGTGGGTTTATTCGGCCAagttcttcgccatggggtgctccagtgTTGTTCATGAAGAAGAAAGACGGAACTCTCC ATTTGATTGATCGATTAAAGATAGCAGAATTAGAAGCCTTGAAGGATGAACATTTAAAATCTGAGATCTTAGTAAAATGA